The following DNA comes from Synergistales bacterium.
AACCCAACCAGAGAGGTGACCCCATTATGCCCCAAACGCTCGCTCCTTTCCACCTTCAATCCGAGATCCGGAACAACAATACAACCGCCAAAGCCGGAGGCGTTCTCCCGCTGCAGATGCTGCACGCCACCGGTGTCCTTGAGACCGCCGATTCCATCGGCTTGCGGTCCAACCGGGGATAAGGTTTTGAGGGCGATGCGGCAAACCCGCCTTCGCTTGCGTATTTTGTGGTGAGAGGGCAGCGGAGGAATCGAAGATCAAATCGTGTAATTAAAAATCACAATTGGAGGCAGCATGAAAAAATTAACGGTATTAGCTATATCTATCTTAATCCTCTTTGCATCAATGGTGTCGGCACAGGATTTCTCATCTTTATTTCCGTTTGAACGATTTTCGAAGTGGATGGGTTCAACGACTCTTGAAGGGTATCAGATGGCCGGTGTGGAAGACATGTCTACAGACACGACTGTTTCAGACAGGAAATATCGAGCAATCTTTACCGGCAATCAGGGGATGATCAATGTCCAGCTCAGTCAGGAAAGGTTTTTTTACGATTACAAACAGGGCAATGATTTTCAAAATGCAGCTAGCTCCAATATAAAAGGGCTTGAAACAGTCTACCTCAGCAAGCCCCAAATGCCCATGTCCTTTATCAGGGTAAGAGTCCCTCAGTACAAAGCGACCTTCTCGATTATGTCGTCGCCCCAAAAAGATCAAAAGTCAATGGAAGTCTGGCTTGAGGAGATAGGAATCTACAGACATTTCAAGTAGACCCCCCTGAGGCAACATTGCGACCAGGGGCGGCCCTCGGCGTACTTGTGCATGATGCCTGAAACAAGCGTCTGGCGGGGCAGGCCTTCCCGTGCGGCGATCCGCTGCGGTCGCAGCGGATCGTTCTACCACAGGCGGATGCTGGTGCGCCTGTGGTAGTGCAATGCCTTTTGTGCCGCCTCGGTGTACCGCCCGGCTTTCCGTTCGTAGTCGGGGATCCGCTCCCACTGGTCCTGTTCCAGGGAGCGGATCAGTTCCTCTTCTTCTTCCCTGATGTTGTTCATATCTCTTCCTCTTTGTATGGCGGACCCCGGAAATGGCCGCCGGCTCCATTGCCTCCGATGTCCGCAGAGCGTTTCCCGTCGATCAGGCAGGTGCGGCGGTTGCTCTTCCCCTTGCCCACGCATCCTTCCAAGGACAGCGGGAAACCCGGATGCCCCGGCGATGGGGATCCCGTTTACTCCCACCACCGCGGCGGGAAGGTGGGCGGGGCGAGGGTCTCGCCGTCCAGGGGGGTGAGGACGATGGCGCCGGTGGCGGTGGTGCGGGCCTGGAAGCCTTCCAGAGCCGTGCCGCCGTCGTACCGGGCGTAGGCGGCGCTGCCGTTCTCCCTGTCGAAACGATAGACATCGGTGCGGCCTGTGGCGATCCAGCGGAGCTGGGTTCTGGTGACGGGGCGTGCGGTCTCCCGCAGGGTCCAGTGTTTCACCTCCGGGCTCTCGCCGTAGACGAGCCGCGCGCCGGCGGTCTCCCGGGTCGCCCGGGATGTCCAGCCTATGGCCGGTTCGGGGGGCTCCCGGTGGGCGGTTGTGCGGGTGGGGCCGCTGCTCCGCAGGCCTCCGGGGGTGCTGTCGGCCTCCGCGGCGGCCTGGCGGAAGGCGGCGAAGGCGGGGTCGGCGGAGTCCCGGGTGATGGTGAAGTGCCGCGGTTCCAGGTTGATGCCGCCGCCGATCTCGACGATGTAGGTGGTCTTGCGGCCGGCCAGGCGGTTGTAGCGTTCCGCCGCGCTGTTGTACCGATTCCGCAGCCCTTCGTACTCGGCGACCCTCCTGTTGTGGACCCCCACCTGCCGGTTGTAGGCCTCCGGGTTCCCGGCGAGGCGGTCCAGCTCCGCCTTGGCCTGCTCGATCTCCTTCCGTTTGCGGTCCAGTCTTCCCCGCAGCTCCCCGAGCCGATGATCCAGCGCGTTGCGCTCCGTCGGCGCGCGCTCGGCGATCGCTCCGCCTGCGTGCATGCCGAAGGCCTCCAGGTCGTCTCTGGTCTCCAGGATCGAGGCCAGCGGCCGGTGGCGCACCTCGCGGTAGGCGGGGCCCGGGCTGTCCGGCCGCAACGCCTGGAAGGCCGCGTACTCCTCGGGCGAGGGGAACACCGCTTCCACCTGCCGGCGGAAGCGGTCCGACAGGGCGTGGACGGCGATGTCGGCGGGCGTCGCGTTCCGTCCCTCCGCCAGCACCGAGACGGCGAGGAGCTGGGTCTGCTCCTCGGGGGTCTCCACTTTGGGGATCTCCACGGCCAGCAGGGCGTCCAGATCCAGGGCGCCGGTGTCCGTCTGTCTGAGCCAGGCGGCGATGCCCATCAGCCGGGCCGCCGACCGCAGTTCGTCCAGCTCCGGGAAGAGTTCGGCGTAGGCGTCGTAGTGGGCGTTCAGATGGTCGATGTTCCGGCGGATCGAGGCGGGCAGGGCGGCCCTCCGGTCCCGCTCGAAGGCCCGGGCGGATGCGAAGTCCCCCCGGCTGCGCTCGGCGTCGGCGGTGAAGGTGGGGCTGGCGATGTAGGCGGAGCGGCCGGACCGGCCTGTCTCCACCCGGACGGATTCGGGATAGAACCAGAACCGTGCGCCGATCCAGTCCTTCTGCGGCGGCGCGCCCTGCAGCAGGTCCACCTCGGAGCTGGTGCGGAAGGAGGGGATCCGCCGCCGCACCGTCTCCCGGATGTCCCGGCGGGAGTCGGGGTCCAGGCCGCAGGTGAGCGTCTTGAAGCGCTTGTCGGCCGCCAGGACCACGGCGCCGATCCGGGTGCCTTCCAGATAGCCGCCGAGGTTGACGTTCACCCTGGTGGGGTCCCTGTGGGGGTCCAGACTGATGAAGGGCTCGTTGTCGCCGCAGTGGACGGCCGCCCGGTAGGCCACGGCGAGGTCGGCCAGGGAGACCGGCTTACCCAGCAGGGTGGTCCCTTCGCCTTCCTCCGCGTAGAGGACCAGCCCCTCCCGGCTGTCCAGACGGGCCCCGGCGAGGGCTCCGGCTCCGCCGAAGAAGGCCTCCAGGGCCTCCAGGTCCAGAGCGGCGCCCCGCGGGGGGAAGCCCTCCCGCTCCACCACGTAGGGCCGCGGGTCGAGCCGCAGGGTCCGGCTGGCGTAGTCGTTGGTGAAGGCGTAGACCTCCACGGTCAGCGGGGCGTCCTGGGGCGCCAGCTTTGCCAGGGGGTGCCGGATGACGGGGTAGTGGCGGCGGTAGAGGGCCTCTGGGTCGTCGCCCTGGAGGAAGACCCGCGCGGTGCCGGCCAGGTCGGCGGCGATCTGCATCCGCCCGCCCCGCAGGAGGGCGCACCAGGCCGGTTCGGCGGGGCGGTGGGCGTAGAGGTCGACAACGTTCACGAAGGGCCTCTCCCCGGCGCCCTGCTGGAGGGAGACGATGGGGGAGAGCGCCGACGAGCGGGGTTCGAAGAACGGCTGGAGGAGCCCCCGGCGGATGGGGCCCCGGAGCGAGTCGGCGATGGTCTCGCCGGTGCGCACCAGTCTGGCGGTGTCCACCAGATCGGCGTAGCTGATAGCGATCTGTTCCCTTTCCCCTGTGAGGGGCCGCCCCCCGGCGGGGATGGCCCGGCCATTCAGCGTGACGCACAGCAGGAGAAGGACCAACAGAAGGATCCCCCGGTTTCGCGTGGTTCCCATGGTTCCCTCCAGACAGCTCTGTCGCCTTCCGTCGGAGGGGTTCCCGGCGGGCTGCTAGTATCCCTTGCGCTTCAGGTGGTTGCGGAAGACATCCAGCGCTTCGTCCATGCCCTTCCGCCCGAAGCCGATACGGAAGCGCTCCCACTGGACATCCATGAGCTCCGACCAGTAGATCCGGGGCGGCAGCAGGAGGACGCCGCTCTCGTCGATCAGCTCCTCGCAGAACGTGTCGGTGCTGCCCGGGCCCCTGTAGGCGGGGAAGGCCACGGCACTGCCGTCAGGGCGCTTCCAGTCGAAGAGATGGGGGAACTCGCCGAAGAAGCTGTCCAGCTTCTCCAGGTTGCCCCTGAGCAGGTTGCGGTTCCGCTCCAGGATGGTGTCGCGGGCGCGGAGGGCGATCAGGGCCAGCTGCTCGCTGGGCGCGGAATTGCAGAGTGAGAGGTAGAGCTTGGTGCGTTCCAGCAGTTGCAGCTGCTCGCGGTCCTTGCAGGCGATCCAGCCCAGGCGGAGCCCCGCCAGACCGTAGGCCTTGGACATGACGTTCAGGGAGAGTCCCTTCTCGTAGGCGTCCACCGCCTGGGGGAGCCGCACCGACGGGTCCATCTCCACGCCCCGGTAGACCTCGTCGCTGAACAGATAGATCCCCCGCTCCCGGCAGAGCTCCACCAGGGCCTCGAAGCGGCGGCGCTCCAGGATGGCCCCTGTGGGGTTGTTGGGGAAGTTGACGGAGATCACTTTTGTGGTCGGCCGCAGGGCTGCGCGCACCCTGTCGATGTCCAGCTGCCAGTTGTCGTCCTCCTCCAGCACCACGCCGGAGACCTGGCAGATGTCAAGAGGTATTGTTTCGGCGGCCTGGTAGTTGGGCACCACCACGATCGCGTGGTCGCCCTTGTCGAGCAGGGTGTGCATGGCCACGTAGATGCCCTCTTCGGCGCCGGCGAAGCAGAGGATGTCCTCCGGTTCCACGGTGTCGTAGGTGTCCGCGATCTCCCGCTGCAGCTCAGGCAGGCCGTAGATCTCGGTGTAGCCCAGGTAGAGGTTCATGAAGGCATCGCGGTCCCCGTCGCTCGCCAGAGCCAGCAGTTCGTTGATGGTGGTGCTCTGGATGTCCGAGGCGGTCAGGTGGTAGGGCGCTTTGAACTCCCACTTGCCCAGGTAGTTCTCCAGTTCGAATTGTCGCACAGGTTGTCCCCCTTGCTTGCGGATGGATGCCTCCGCATTATGCCCGATTCACGGCGATCCGGCCACCCTGGGGGCGATGTCGTCCAGGGTGACGAAGCGGTAGCCGCGGTTCCGGAGGCGGCGGATCAGCTCGGGCAGGGCCTCCAGGGTGGCCTCGCTGCCGTTGTGGAGCAGGACGATGTCGCCCCGGGAGACATTGCGGACCACCCGGCGGATCACCACATTGGGGTCGGTGACGTCCACATCGGCGCCGTTGATGGTCCAGAGCACCGTGGCGAGGCCCTCCCGTTCGGCCTCCTCCAGGGTCCTGCGGTTGTAGCGCCCGCCCGGCGGGCGGCAGAAGCGGGGCATCTCCCCGGTGATGGCGCGGATGGTGTGGCTGCACATGCGCCACTCCAGGTGGACGTTCTCGATGGGGAGTTCCGTGAGGTCGTAGTGGTGGTGGGTGTGGTTGGCGATGGTGTGCCCCTCGTCGCGGATCCGCCGCAGCGTGTCGGGGGCCACGGCGGCCATCTTCCCCACCACGAAGAAGGTGGCGTCCACATCCCGCTCCTTCAGGATATCCAGAATGGCGTCGGTGCTTCCGGGACGGGGGCCGTCGTCGAAGGTCAGGGCGATCTCCTTCCGGGCCGTGTTCCCCTGGGCGATCACCTGGGGGGCGGCCTCCGGCGGGAGGAGCGTGAGACAGAGCAGCAGCGTTGCCGTCAATACCGCAATCCGTCGCATGGCAGGTTCCTTTCTTTGCGTCCATGGTTTCCGTCACGATCTTACCGCCAACAGTAGCCCAGCCGCGGGCGGGCCGTCAAGCACCAATTGAAAGGATTGCAGAAAAGGGGTGCGGGTGTCTTGTGCCGGATGGTTATGCCAGTGCGGGGTGCCGGCCCGGGAAAACTGGACCTGTTGGTGCGGAGAATGTGACAGCGGCGGCGGACTGTGGTAGAGTAGCATCCGGAACGAAGATGAGAGAACAACAGATCACAGGGGAGCCGGTCGGACCGGCTGAGAGGGGGCTGAGGCCCCGACCCTCGGAACCTGATCCGGGTTATACCGGCGTAGGGACGATGTGGACCGCCGCACCTTCGGGTGTGGTGCGTACGGATACCTCCGCCGGACCCGGTGCGGAGGTTTTTTTGATGCTCCATGTGGACGATGTGACCAAACGATTCGGCGATCTCGCCGTGATCGACGACTTCTCGATGCAGCTCCGGCGGGGCGGGTTCACCGTCCTGGTGGGGCCCTCGGGCTGCGGCAAGACGTCGCTCTTCGACCTGCTCTGCGGGGTCTG
Coding sequences within:
- a CDS encoding aminotransferase class I/II-fold pyridoxal phosphate-dependent enzyme — translated: MRQFELENYLGKWEFKAPYHLTASDIQSTTINELLALASDGDRDAFMNLYLGYTEIYGLPELQREIADTYDTVEPEDILCFAGAEEGIYVAMHTLLDKGDHAIVVVPNYQAAETIPLDICQVSGVVLEEDDNWQLDIDRVRAALRPTTKVISVNFPNNPTGAILERRRFEALVELCRERGIYLFSDEVYRGVEMDPSVRLPQAVDAYEKGLSLNVMSKAYGLAGLRLGWIACKDREQLQLLERTKLYLSLCNSAPSEQLALIALRARDTILERNRNLLRGNLEKLDSFFGEFPHLFDWKRPDGSAVAFPAYRGPGSTDTFCEELIDESGVLLLPPRIYWSELMDVQWERFRIGFGRKGMDEALDVFRNHLKRKGY
- a CDS encoding polysaccharide deacetylase family protein, yielding MRRIAVLTATLLLCLTLLPPEAAPQVIAQGNTARKEIALTFDDGPRPGSTDAILDILKERDVDATFFVVGKMAAVAPDTLRRIRDEGHTIANHTHHHYDLTELPIENVHLEWRMCSHTIRAITGEMPRFCRPPGGRYNRRTLEEAEREGLATVLWTINGADVDVTDPNVVIRRVVRNVSRGDIVLLHNGSEATLEALPELIRRLRNRGYRFVTLDDIAPRVAGSP